One window of Pectobacterium carotovorum genomic DNA carries:
- a CDS encoding topoisomerase DNA-binding C4 zinc finger domain-containing protein produces the protein MAKPALFAEKKQEICPDCGSVLVIRSGRHGPFLGCSAYPECEFIRPLKAQADGHIVKVLDGQQCPLCQSTLVLRQGRYGMFIGCGNYPECHHTETIDRPDETAIRCPQCNEGTLLQRKSRYGKVFHSCDRYPDCQFTLNHKPIAGECPSCHYALLFEKKTAQGIKLFCASKLCGKPIAAEVDKNE, from the coding sequence ATGGCTAAACCTGCACTGTTTGCTGAAAAAAAACAGGAAATATGTCCAGACTGTGGGTCAGTGCTGGTTATCCGTTCTGGTCGGCACGGCCCATTTCTTGGCTGTTCTGCGTATCCAGAATGTGAGTTCATTCGCCCGCTGAAAGCACAAGCTGACGGACATATTGTCAAAGTGTTAGATGGGCAACAATGTCCGCTTTGTCAGTCGACCTTGGTCTTACGACAAGGTCGTTATGGGATGTTCATCGGCTGTGGCAATTACCCCGAATGCCATCATACCGAGACTATCGATCGCCCTGATGAAACGGCGATTCGATGTCCACAGTGTAATGAAGGCACGCTGTTGCAGCGTAAATCTCGCTACGGCAAGGTGTTTCATTCTTGCGATCGCTATCCCGATTGCCAGTTTACGTTAAACCATAAGCCGATAGCGGGTGAATGTCCTTCTTGCCATTACGCTTTATTGTTTGAGAAAAAAACGGCACAGGGCATTAAGCTATTTTGTGCCAGTAAATTATGTGGAAAACCGATAGCGGCAGAAGTTGATAAGAATGAGTGA
- the dprA gene encoding DNA-protecting protein DprA has translation MLSTEIWLRMTGVRHLGVRRARAIVRKLIDLNTFDNETLRALGLSDAQIAQFCTYDRKILEGTLNWLSYPNHHIVTCEDALYPFLLSNVRDFPLLLFVSGSPELLASPQISIIGSRGNSAYGERWGCFFAQELAANELTVTSGLAIGIDGIAHRAALDTGGRTIAVLGSGLENIYPKRHAKLAERICGDGGALVSEFPLAMPPFPTNFPRRNRIISGLGLGVLVIEASIRSGSLVTARYALEQGREVFALPGPIGNPMTEGTHWLIQQGASLVTHPKDILEQLVSELQWLPMQSGQTISNEEEDGELPFADVLANVGDEVTPVDVVAERAGQPVPEIVTKLLELELAGWIAAVPGGYVRLRRAGHVRRTHVLV, from the coding sequence ATGCTATCAACGGAAATCTGGCTACGTATGACGGGCGTACGGCACCTCGGTGTCAGGCGTGCCCGGGCGATTGTCAGAAAGCTTATTGATTTAAACACGTTCGATAACGAGACCTTGAGAGCGTTAGGCCTGTCTGATGCTCAAATAGCCCAATTCTGTACCTATGATCGTAAGATTCTGGAAGGAACACTCAATTGGTTGTCTTACCCCAATCACCATATCGTTACGTGTGAAGATGCCTTGTATCCCTTTCTGCTGAGCAATGTTCGTGATTTTCCGCTTCTGCTCTTTGTTTCTGGTTCTCCTGAGTTGCTGGCATCGCCACAAATATCGATTATTGGTAGCCGGGGGAACAGTGCTTACGGTGAACGCTGGGGATGCTTTTTTGCTCAGGAGCTGGCCGCAAATGAACTCACGGTGACAAGCGGGCTCGCGATTGGCATTGATGGTATTGCTCATCGTGCCGCTTTGGATACGGGAGGGAGAACCATTGCCGTGCTGGGAAGCGGACTGGAGAATATTTATCCTAAGCGGCACGCTAAGCTTGCCGAACGTATTTGTGGTGATGGTGGCGCGCTGGTTTCCGAATTTCCCCTCGCTATGCCGCCTTTCCCAACTAACTTTCCCAGAAGAAATCGTATTATCAGCGGGCTAGGGCTGGGTGTCCTGGTCATTGAAGCGTCTATCCGCAGTGGGTCGTTGGTTACAGCGCGTTATGCGTTGGAACAAGGACGGGAAGTTTTTGCTCTGCCGGGGCCTATCGGTAACCCTATGACTGAGGGGACACACTGGCTGATCCAGCAAGGGGCGAGCTTGGTTACACATCCTAAGGATATTCTTGAACAGTTGGTGAGTGAATTGCAGTGGCTACCGATGCAAAGCGGACAAACTATTTCTAACGAAGAAGAGGATGGCGAATTGCCATTTGCCGACGTGTTGGCTAACGTAGGAGATGAGGTTACACCTGTTGACGTTGTCGCTGAACGTGCCGGCCAACCTGTGCCAGAGATAGTCACTAAGCTATTAGAGCTGGAGTTAGCAGGGTGGATCGCAGCAGTACCCGGCGGCTATGTCCGATTAAGGAGGGCAGGCCATGTTCGACGTACTCATGTACTTGTTTGA
- a CDS encoding DUF494 domain-containing protein has translation MFDVLMYLFESYIHNETEMRVDQDTLTDDLTRAGFHRNDIYSALSWLEKLADIQEGQTAPLYLANDPLAMRIYTQDEALRLDAECRGFLLFLEQIQVLNLETREMIIERVMALETQEFDLEDLKWVILMVLFNVPGCENAYQQMEELLFEVNDGYVQ, from the coding sequence ATGTTCGACGTACTCATGTACTTGTTTGAGAGTTACATCCACAATGAAACTGAAATGCGTGTCGATCAGGATACGTTAACTGATGACCTCACCCGCGCTGGATTCCATCGTAACGATATCTATAGCGCGTTGAGTTGGCTGGAAAAACTGGCCGATATTCAGGAAGGGCAGACTGCGCCGCTTTATTTAGCGAACGATCCTCTGGCTATGCGGATCTATACGCAGGATGAGGCGCTGCGTCTTGATGCGGAATGTCGTGGCTTTTTATTGTTCCTTGAGCAAATTCAGGTTCTGAACCTTGAAACGCGGGAAATGATTATTGAACGCGTCATGGCGTTAGAAACGCAGGAGTTTGATCTGGAAGATCTGAAGTGGGTCATTCTCATGGTGCTTTTCAATGTACCTGGTTGTGAGAATGCTTATCAGCAAATGGAAGAATTACTCTTTGAGGTCAATGACGGTTATGTGCAATAG